The following coding sequences are from one Dreissena polymorpha isolate Duluth1 chromosome 8, UMN_Dpol_1.0, whole genome shotgun sequence window:
- the LOC127842591 gene encoding protein SSUH2 homolog: protein MDEKKPILGSRPSMNQGYSSSTPYTAGGPSYQEVIPAGSYPGEPPQQGQYASGPLQGQYQSGPPQGQYPGQYQGGPPQGQGGDSGLVGCQVIVQVQSQGPTPDTDMEDNPKAVTTAPSALPLEKMDSVVGYSNIGFDGAMLQPPTFEATVREPPRREELHDLPRIDEHETRQALLQHVAENCCYGKGAAANLTFNDLIATSAFHYTLETFGEARSTTWAYEPYIGQVIDGPHNGPAPGPWDIPATPPAVFQNQKTSIEVPHTASVKVRCTWCNGNGCKMVNYKGKLEREPCNWCHGNGRRSCDTCHGFGRVTCSECQGHSKLKCYICLSIIWTNHLQDHIVERTMLPDHLIRTVSGQVAFSETQPQVWPVNHFPDSDINNASNRLVAQHASAFPSERILMQRHQVRIIPVTQALYK, encoded by the exons ACCAAGCATGAATCAAGGGTACTCTAGCTCAACACCATACACTGCTGGGGGCCCCTCGTACCAAGAGGTAATTCCTGCAGGATCCTACCCAGGGGAGCCCCCTCAACAGGGGCAATATGCCTCTGGCCCGCTACAGGGTCAGTACCAAAGTGGCCCTCCACAGGGGCAATATCCAGGCCAGTACCAAGGGGGACCACCACAGGGGCAAG GTGGGGACAGTGGACTAGTG GGATGCCAGGTGATTGTTCAGGTCCAGTCTCAAGGGCCTACACCGGACACAGACATGGAGGACAATCCCAAAGCAGTGACCACTGCGCCATCTGCACTGCCCCTGGAGAAGATGGACTCAGTGGTGGGCTACTCCAACATTGGGTTTGATGGTGCAATGTTGCAGCCTCCTACCTTTGAGGCGACTGTGAGAGAACCGCCTAGGAGGGAGGAGTTACACGA TTTACCACGAATCGATGAGCATGAGACTCGCCAGGCACTTCTTCAACACGTTGCAGAAAATTGCTGTTACGGGAAAGGGGCCGCTGCTAACCTGACTTTTAATGACCTCATAGCTACCAGCGCCTTCCAT tATACATTGGAGACATTTGGGGAAGCACGATCCACAACCTGGGCCTATGAACCTTATATTG GTCAGGTGATTGATGGCCCCCACAACGGCCCAGCCCCCGGACCCTGGGACATACCGGCCACGCCCCCAGCGGTGTTCCAGAACCAGAAAACATCCATTGAAGTCCCACACACAGCTTCTGTCAAA GTGCGCTGTACCTGGTGTAACGGTAACGGTTGCAAGATGGTGAACTACAAAGGGAAGTTGGAGAGGGAGCCCTGTAACTGGTGTCATGGGAATGGAAGAAGAAG TTGTGACACGTGCCATGGGTTCGGTAGGGTCACTTGTTCAGAATGTCAAGGTCACTCTAAGCTCAAGTGTTACATCTGCCTCAGCATTATTTG GACTAACCATCTTCAAGACCACATCGTTGAGCGTACCATGCTACCCGACCATCTGATTCGTACAGTCAGCGGCCAAGTGGCGTTTTCTGAGACACAACCACAG GTCTGGCCAGTGAATCATTTCCCAGACAGTGATATAAACAACGCTTCCAACAGACTGGTGGCCCAACACGCCTCTGCCTTTCCCTCCGAGAGGATACTCATGCAG CGCCATCAAGTGAGGATCATCCCTGTGACGCAGGCCTTGTACAAGTGA